A window of the Deltaproteobacteria bacterium genome harbors these coding sequences:
- a CDS encoding sodium:calcium antiporter, protein MFWVHFAIAAVIIIGAGYKLSHYGAQIAKRTGISRTFLGIILFSTITSLPELTVCITSASVVGAPDLAVGNVFGSNLFNLLLIAVLDIVQGKGAILDRLSTGHVLAASIGILLTGLAILCIGLGLSFNLRFMGLESIILILLYVMGIKILYRHEILGSPKGIPKVQKSAEIEGGKSVYIFFAIGAIAIVGAGLWLSVTADAIAQAMGWDRSFVGSFMLAVVTSLPELAVGIPLVRMGALDMAIGSLLGSNIFNIAIIPVADIFFTRGAILANVSQNHILTAVLGIVMTNIVIIDLIYRAKKVPWRVSWGSISIISLYLLGSITLFKLGIR, encoded by the coding sequence ATGTTTTGGGTCCACTTTGCTATAGCTGCTGTTATCATAATTGGTGCGGGGTATAAGCTATCCCACTATGGCGCCCAGATCGCAAAGAGAACCGGGATCAGCCGAACCTTTCTGGGAATTATCTTGTTCTCGACCATAACCTCTCTCCCGGAATTGACCGTTTGCATAACCTCTGCCTCTGTGGTCGGAGCGCCGGACTTGGCTGTTGGCAACGTCTTCGGGAGTAATCTCTTCAACCTCCTTCTGATCGCAGTCCTTGATATCGTTCAGGGAAAGGGGGCGATCCTCGACCGCCTCTCCACGGGCCATGTCCTTGCTGCCAGCATCGGAATTTTGCTTACGGGGCTTGCCATCCTCTGCATTGGCCTTGGATTGAGTTTCAACCTGCGATTTATGGGACTTGAAAGCATCATCTTGATCCTGCTCTATGTGATGGGAATAAAAATTCTATATCGCCACGAGATCCTTGGATCGCCAAAAGGGATCCCTAAAGTCCAAAAATCGGCGGAGATTGAAGGGGGGAAATCCGTTTACATCTTTTTTGCCATCGGCGCTATTGCTATCGTAGGCGCTGGCCTCTGGCTTTCGGTCACGGCCGACGCCATTGCACAAGCGATGGGTTGGGACCGGTCCTTTGTTGGAAGTTTTATGCTGGCCGTTGTAACATCTCTTCCGGAACTCGCGGTGGGGATTCCTCTGGTCAGAATGGGGGCTCTTGATATGGCCATCGGAAGCCTCTTGGGTAGCAATATCTTCAACATTGCCATCATCCCCGTGGCCGATATCTTTTTCACCCGAGGGGCCATATTGGCCAATGTCTCACAGAACCATATCCTGACGGCTGTCTTGGGGATCGTCATGACCAACATTGTCATCATAGATCTCATCTATAGAGCTAAGAAAGTCCCCTGGCGGGTGAGTTGGGGATCCATCTCCATAATCAGCCTCTATCTCTTGGGGAGCATTACCCTTTTCAAGCTGGGAATTCGCTAA